Proteins encoded together in one Streptomyces umbrinus window:
- a CDS encoding DUF397 domain-containing protein yields the protein MTSMDPIHSGMPAIDLGTEGWHKPWSGTNGGSCVEAKRLPDGSVAFRQSKDPDGPALIYTREEMISFLEGAKSGQADFLVA from the coding sequence ATGACTTCCATGGACCCCATCCACAGCGGAATGCCCGCCATCGATCTGGGCACCGAGGGCTGGCACAAGCCCTGGAGCGGCACCAACGGCGGCAGCTGTGTCGAGGCCAAGCGACTGCCCGACGGCAGCGTCGCGTTCCGCCAGTCCAAGGACCCGGACGGGCCCGCGCTGATCTACACCCGGGAAGAGATGATCTCGTTCCTGGAGGGCGCGAAGTCCGGCCAGGCCGACTTCCTCGTCGCCTGA